One window from the genome of Rhinolophus ferrumequinum isolate MPI-CBG mRhiFer1 chromosome 22, mRhiFer1_v1.p, whole genome shotgun sequence encodes:
- the NGF gene encoding beta-nerve growth factor gives MSMLFYTLITALLIGTQAEPRAESHVPAGRALPPAHWTSLQHSLDTALRRARSVPAGAIAARVAGQTRNITVDPKLFKKRRLRSPRVLFSTQPPPVTADAQPLDLEAGGSASFNRTHRNKRSTSHPVFHKGEFSVCDSISVWVGDKTTATDIKGKEVMVLGEVNINNSVFKQYFFETKCRDPNPVDSGCRGIDAKHWNSYCTTTHTFVKALTMDGKQAAWRFIRIDTACVCVLSRKTGRRV, from the coding sequence ATGTCCATGTTGTTCTACACTCTGATTACAGCTCTTCTGATCGGCACCCAGGCAGAACCGCGCGCAGAGAGCCATGTCCCAGCAGGACGCGCCCTCCCCCCAGCCCACTGGACTAGCCTCCAGCATTCCCTTGACACCGCCCTCCGCCGAGCCCGCAGCGTCCCAGCTGGGGCGATAGCTGCCAGGGTGGCAGGGCAGACCCGCAATATCACTGTGGAccccaaactttttaaaaagcggCGCCTGCGTTCCCCGCGCGTGCTGTTCAGCACCCAGCCCCCGCCCGTCACGGCGGACGCGCAGCCCCTGGACTTGGAGGCCGGCGGCAGCGCCTCCTTCAACAGGACTCACAGGAACAAGCGGTCCACGTCCCACCCCGTCTTCCACAAGGGGGAGTTCTCCGTGTGCGACAGCATCAGCGTGTGGGTGGGGGACAAGACCACGGCCACGGACATCAAGGGCAAGGAGGTGATGGTCTTGGGCGAGGTGAACATCAACAACAGCGTGTTCAAACAGTACTTTTTTGAGACCAAGTGCCGGGACCCCAATCCCGTGGACAGCGGGTGCCGGGGCATCGACGCGAAGCACTGGAACTCGTATTGTACCACAACTCACACCTTCGTCAAGGCGCTGACCATGGACGGGAAGCAGGCTGCCTGGCGGTTTATCCGGATAGACACGGCCTGCGTGTGTGTGCTCAGCAGGAAGACGGGGAGGAGAGTCTGA